The Candidatus Schneideria nysicola genome contains a region encoding:
- the gndA gene encoding NADP-dependent phosphogluconate dehydrogenase: MLTQQIGVIGMATMGRNLALNLENCGYSVSIFNRNPEKTNLIIANNQGNKIVPYYSIKEFVLSLKKPRIIILMIKAGTSIDNMINLLRSYLDKGDILIDGGNSFYKDTIRRNIELSKAGINFIGAGISGGEEGALKGPSIMPGGQKHAYEIVSPILKKIAAYIENEACVTYIGPDGSGHYVKMVHNGIEYGDMQLISEAYFLLKNILSLHNEELYQIFNKWNEGELKSYLIEITGIIFKKKDQNGNYLIDYILDTAENKGTGKWTSQSALDLNEPLTLITSSVFARYISFLKKERVYASKLLFGPEKIEVSNRDNKELLIEKIRRALYLGKIISYSQGFSQLKSASIANNWNLNYSEIAKIFRSGCIIRADLLKNIYDAYREDNNITNLLVTSYFSNIANLYQQDLRDIVILATQHGLPIPALYSAMAYYDSYRSAQLPANLIQAQRDYFGAHTYQRIDKKGNFHTNWLVV, from the coding sequence ATGTTGACACAACAAATAGGTGTAATTGGAATGGCCACTATGGGTCGCAATCTTGCTCTCAATCTTGAAAATTGTGGTTATAGTGTTTCTATTTTCAATAGAAATCCAGAAAAAACTAATTTAATAATTGCTAATAATCAAGGGAATAAAATTGTACCATACTATAGTATTAAGGAATTCGTACTATCCCTAAAAAAACCTCGTATTATTATTTTAATGATTAAAGCGGGTACCAGTATCGATAATATGATTAATCTATTACGATCTTATTTAGATAAAGGAGATATATTAATCGATGGAGGGAATTCGTTTTATAAGGATACCATTCGTCGTAATATTGAATTATCAAAAGCAGGAATAAATTTTATTGGGGCTGGTATTTCTGGAGGAGAAGAAGGCGCATTAAAAGGACCTTCTATTATGCCAGGTGGACAAAAACACGCTTATGAAATAGTTTCTCCAATTTTAAAAAAAATTGCCGCATATATTGAAAATGAAGCATGTGTTACTTACATTGGACCAGATGGTTCTGGTCACTATGTAAAAATGGTACATAATGGAATTGAATATGGGGATATGCAATTAATATCGGAAGCGTATTTTTTATTAAAAAATATACTTTCATTGCACAATGAGGAATTATATCAGATATTTAATAAATGGAATGAAGGTGAATTAAAAAGTTATTTAATAGAGATCACTGGAATAATTTTTAAAAAGAAAGATCAAAATGGTAATTATCTAATAGATTATATTCTAGATACAGCAGAAAATAAAGGTACTGGAAAATGGACCAGTCAAAGTGCATTAGATTTAAATGAACCTTTAACATTAATTACATCTTCTGTTTTTGCACGTTATATTTCTTTTTTAAAGAAAGAGCGTGTTTATGCATCCAAATTATTATTTGGACCAGAAAAAATAGAAGTATCTAATAGGGATAATAAAGAGTTACTAATAGAAAAAATTCGTAGAGCTCTTTATTTAGGAAAAATTATATCTTATTCTCAAGGGTTTTCTCAGTTAAAATCTGCATCAATAGCTAATAATTGGAATTTAAATTATAGTGAAATTGCTAAAATTTTTCGTTCTGGTTGTATTATTCGTGCAGATTTGTTAAAAAATATTTATGATGCATATAGAGAGGATAATAATATTACTAACTTATTAGTAACATCTTATTTTAGTAATATTGCTAATTTATATCAACAAGATCTAAGAGATATAGTAATACTTGCTACACAGCATGGTCTTCCTATTCCTGCATTATATTCTGCTATGGCTTATTATGATAGTTATCGTTCAGCACAATTACCTGCTAATCTTATTCAAGCACAACGTGATTATTTTGGAGCTCATACTTATCAACGTATTGATAAGAAAGGAAATTTTCATACTAATTGGTTAGTAGTATAA